The following coding sequences are from one Microtus pennsylvanicus isolate mMicPen1 chromosome 1, mMicPen1.hap1, whole genome shotgun sequence window:
- the Pomp gene encoding proteasome maturation protein, translating into MNARGLGSQLKDSIPVTELSASRSFESHDLLRKGFSSVKNELLPSHPLELSEKNFQLNQDKMNFSTLRNIQGLFAPLKLQMEFKAVQQVQRLPFLPSSNLSLDILRGNDETIGFEDILNDPSQSELMGEPHLMVEHKLGLL; encoded by the exons ATG AATGCCAGAGGACTAGGGTCGCAGCTGAAGGACAGCATTCCAGTTACGGAGCTCTCAGCCAGCAGGTCCTTCGAGAGTCACGATCTTCTCCGGAAAGG GTTTTCTTCTGTGAAAAATGAACTTCTGCCCAGCCATCCTCTtgaattatcagaaaaaaat TTCCAGCTCAACCAAGACAAGATGAACTTTTCCACCCTGAGGAACATCCAGGGACTGTTTGCTcccctgaagttacagatggaaTTCAAGGCGGTACAGCAG gTTCAGCGTCTTCCATTCCTTCCAAGCTCAAACCTGTCGCTGGATATTCTGCGGGGCAATGATGAGACCATTGGTTTTGAGGATATTCTTAATG ATCCGTCACAGAGTGAGCTGATGGGCGAGCCACACCTGATGGTGGAACACAAGCTGGGCCTGCTGTGA